One window of Chlamydia sp. 04-14 genomic DNA carries:
- a CDS encoding KH domain-containing protein — protein sequence MEEFVAYIVKNLVADPEAVEIRSIQDESGESIKLEIRVAPDDIGKIIGRRGNTIHALRTILRRVCARLKKKIQIDLIQPEGSRESVDEDEDASSGFCLDSSNSDDSGTAHQCCGRGNCCSADEEDIEASSAHHKCSHNHHSE from the coding sequence ATGGAAGAGTTTGTAGCATATATTGTAAAGAATTTAGTTGCTGATCCTGAAGCTGTGGAAATTCGTTCTATTCAGGATGAGTCAGGTGAATCTATAAAACTAGAGATACGTGTGGCTCCCGATGATATAGGGAAGATCATAGGTAGACGAGGAAATACCATACACGCACTAAGAACTATTCTTAGACGTGTGTGCGCGAGATTAAAAAAGAAGATACAAATCGACTTGATTCAACCCGAAGGAAGCAGAGAATCTGTTGACGAAGACGAGGATGCTTCTAGCGGTTTTTGTCTTGATTCAAGCAACTCTGATGACTCAGGAACGGCCCATCAATGTTGTGGCCGAGGCAACTGCTGTTCAGCTGATGAGGAAGATATAGAAGCATCTTCAGCGCATCACAAATGCAGTCATAATCACCATTCTGAATAA